A single Micromonospora luteifusca DNA region contains:
- a CDS encoding DUF1800 domain-containing protein, which yields MADQNVPPRRPRDDRGWDGRQHHGADGYGDPSASAPYGYDTPHPYQGGYPAQADPREQYGDGYAHAGHPAPAPRGPQWVGPEGLGRPAPTRPAGTGLPTLDDDDESGRKVGRRKAMVALGGTAAVVAGGAALAMTPQLRGLFGDEAVAGDATGSTVTDGTAARPSGQQPSTVRTYTEQNESYMGSRAGEALKKNAPTSGRTLSGPAAAAAATQVTVKTVLAKDPILHLARRATFGPTPAVIADIKRQGIDAWIRAQLAPEKIEPSKAELKLTELPTLKLDTQQLRAQRDQLNDQGAQPEREMVDATIARQIWSNRQLFEVMVDFWNDFLHVAADFDGGEVYRNSFDQDVVRKHALGSYPEMLVAANKHPALLIYLNQKDSRKDAINENLARENLELYSVGVDGGYEEQDVRQAAMLQTGRGVDRDGKYVFKPEQHYVGKVKILGFSHANNSADPKKADAAIDAYITYIALHPSTAKYVAQSLATRFVSDTPPKSLVDRLAKTYTTNKGMIKPVLMALFCSSEFWAGVGQKVRRPMEYLVATYRVLGVSPEASPKHNNGDNKRTPYARGLRQIHDKLRELGHSPMGQPTPDGYPDVYVAWTSAGTMVNGWNEAGEIIAGYRTTFTYTAPEKLVAKPPATAGAYVDALSQRLVGQKLSAREKNLILGVAGVPATAKVDATFNGAITAVARAILASPQHHLR from the coding sequence ATGGCTGACCAGAATGTGCCACCACGTCGACCACGGGACGACCGCGGTTGGGACGGACGCCAGCACCACGGCGCGGACGGCTACGGCGACCCCAGCGCGTCCGCGCCCTACGGGTACGACACGCCCCACCCCTACCAGGGTGGCTACCCCGCCCAGGCCGACCCACGCGAGCAGTACGGCGACGGGTACGCGCACGCCGGACACCCCGCCCCCGCCCCGCGCGGCCCGCAGTGGGTCGGCCCGGAGGGTCTCGGTCGTCCGGCGCCGACGCGGCCGGCCGGCACTGGACTCCCCACCCTGGACGATGACGACGAGTCCGGTCGCAAGGTCGGCCGGCGCAAGGCCATGGTCGCCCTCGGCGGCACCGCTGCCGTCGTCGCCGGTGGCGCCGCGCTCGCCATGACCCCGCAGCTCCGTGGCCTGTTCGGCGACGAGGCCGTGGCCGGCGACGCGACCGGCAGCACGGTGACCGACGGCACCGCCGCGCGGCCCAGCGGCCAGCAGCCCAGCACGGTGCGCACCTACACCGAGCAGAACGAGAGCTACATGGGCTCCCGGGCCGGCGAGGCGCTGAAGAAGAACGCGCCGACCAGTGGACGGACCCTGTCCGGTCCGGCCGCCGCCGCGGCGGCGACCCAGGTGACCGTCAAGACCGTGCTGGCCAAGGACCCGATCCTGCACCTGGCCCGGCGCGCCACCTTCGGGCCGACGCCCGCGGTGATCGCCGACATCAAGAGGCAGGGCATCGACGCCTGGATCCGCGCCCAGCTGGCTCCGGAGAAGATCGAGCCGAGCAAGGCCGAGCTGAAGCTTACCGAGCTGCCCACCCTGAAGCTCGACACGCAGCAGTTGCGTGCCCAGCGGGACCAGCTCAACGACCAGGGCGCCCAGCCGGAGCGCGAGATGGTCGACGCCACCATCGCCCGGCAGATCTGGTCGAACCGCCAGCTGTTCGAGGTGATGGTCGACTTCTGGAACGACTTCCTGCACGTCGCCGCCGACTTCGACGGCGGTGAGGTGTACCGCAACTCGTTCGACCAGGACGTCGTGCGCAAGCACGCGTTGGGCAGCTACCCGGAGATGCTGGTCGCCGCGAACAAGCACCCCGCGCTGCTGATCTACCTGAACCAGAAGGACTCCCGCAAGGACGCGATCAACGAGAACCTCGCCCGGGAGAACCTCGAGCTCTACTCGGTCGGCGTCGACGGTGGTTACGAGGAGCAGGACGTCCGGCAGGCGGCCATGCTGCAGACGGGCCGCGGCGTCGACCGGGACGGCAAGTACGTCTTCAAGCCCGAGCAGCACTACGTCGGCAAGGTGAAGATCCTCGGCTTCAGCCACGCGAACAACTCGGCGGACCCGAAGAAGGCCGACGCGGCGATCGACGCGTACATCACCTACATCGCGCTGCACCCGTCGACCGCGAAGTACGTCGCGCAGAGCCTGGCGACACGGTTCGTCTCGGACACCCCACCGAAGTCCCTTGTGGATCGGCTGGCCAAGACGTACACGACCAACAAGGGCATGATCAAGCCGGTGCTGATGGCGCTGTTCTGCTCCTCCGAGTTCTGGGCTGGCGTGGGCCAGAAGGTGCGTCGGCCGATGGAGTACCTGGTCGCCACGTACCGCGTCCTGGGCGTCTCGCCGGAAGCGTCGCCGAAGCACAACAACGGTGACAACAAGCGCACCCCGTACGCCCGGGGCCTGCGGCAGATCCACGACAAGCTGCGCGAGCTGGGCCACTCGCCGATGGGTCAGCCCACCCCGGACGGCTACCCGGACGTCTACGTCGCCTGGACGTCGGCCGGCACCATGGTCAACGGCTGGAACGAGGCGGGCGAGATCATCGCCGGCTACCGCACCACCTTCACGTACACGGCCCCGGAGAAGCTGGTCGCCAAGCCGCCGGCCACCGCCGGGGCGTACGTGGACGCACTCTCCCAGCGGCTGGTGGGTCAGAAGCTGAGCGCGCGGGAGAAGAACCTGATCCTCGGCGTGGCCGGCGTGCCGGCGACCGCCAAGGTCGACGCCACGTTCAACGGGGCCATCACCGCCGTCGCGCG
- a CDS encoding DUF3040 domain-containing protein, which yields MLSKEDQRRFDQITRQLRESDPAFFARLDHRVRARRGRYLMLLTIVLWASLPAIAVFAGRLTGAICAVVLVANAAIMWRFRRRWT from the coding sequence ATGCTCAGCAAAGAGGATCAGCGCAGGTTCGACCAGATCACCCGTCAGCTCCGGGAAAGTGACCCGGCCTTCTTCGCCCGGCTGGACCACCGGGTCCGGGCCCGGAGGGGCCGCTACCTGATGTTGTTGACCATCGTGCTGTGGGCGTCGCTGCCGGCGATAGCCGTGTTCGCCGGTCGGCTGACCGGTGCGATCTGCGCGGTGGTGCTGGTGGCCAACGCCGCGATCATGTGGCGGTTCCGCCGCCGCTGGACGTGA
- a CDS encoding SWIM zinc finger family protein, which produces MSTDRFADYGRPRRVDGGLRARSARGAIGRSWWSRRFLEVLESFALGTRLTRGRSYARAGQVLTLDIAPGRVSAVVQGSRPQPYQVSIALQPFPAALWSRIEAELAGQAFFSARLLAGDLPDELEELFVAAGAPLFPAGVDELTQRCNCPDFAVPCKHLAATFYLLAEAFDADPFELLHWRGRSRAELLDELRARRAEATGAAPPPAPVAAPSTSDEIASEVDIAAPLGAARALAGLSATPLAESADRFWLPPVPLPDRPPRLVTGPDLLLRQLGAPAPAIGGPGLLERLRRAYRAFGPADR; this is translated from the coding sequence ATGAGCACCGACCGTTTCGCCGACTACGGGCGTCCCCGCCGCGTCGACGGGGGGCTGCGGGCGCGCAGCGCCCGGGGCGCGATCGGCCGGTCCTGGTGGTCCCGGCGTTTCCTGGAGGTGCTGGAGTCGTTCGCGCTCGGCACCCGGCTGACCCGCGGCCGGTCGTACGCGCGGGCCGGTCAGGTGCTCACGCTCGACATCGCACCCGGACGGGTCAGCGCGGTGGTGCAGGGTTCCCGGCCGCAGCCGTACCAGGTGTCCATCGCGTTGCAGCCGTTCCCGGCCGCGCTCTGGTCCCGCATCGAGGCGGAGCTGGCCGGGCAGGCGTTCTTCAGCGCCCGCCTGCTCGCCGGGGACCTTCCCGACGAGTTGGAGGAGTTGTTCGTCGCCGCTGGCGCGCCGCTCTTCCCGGCCGGGGTGGACGAGCTGACCCAGCGGTGCAACTGCCCCGACTTCGCGGTGCCGTGCAAACACCTCGCGGCGACGTTCTACCTGCTGGCCGAGGCGTTCGACGCGGACCCGTTCGAGCTGCTGCACTGGCGCGGCCGATCCCGTGCCGAGCTGCTCGACGAGCTTCGCGCCCGGCGGGCCGAGGCCACCGGTGCCGCTCCGCCACCTGCCCCGGTCGCTGCACCGTCCACTTCGGACGAAATCGCGTCCGAAGTGGACATTGCAGCGCCCCTCGGTGCGGCCCGTGCGCTCGCCGGGCTGTCGGCGACCCCACTGGCCGAGTCGGCGGACCGGTTCTGGTTGCCGCCGGTGCCGTTGCCCGATCGGCCGCCCCGACTGGTGACCGGCCCCGATCTGCTGCTGCGCCAGTTGGGAGCGCCAGCGCCGGCGATTGGCGGGCCGGGACTGCTCGAACGCCTGCGCCGCGCGTACCGGGCGTTCGGCCCGGCCGATCGGTGA
- a CDS encoding DEAD/DEAH box helicase, producing the protein MLVIHGLWLPGDGSTAGLAVWAEDSAAPPPPARPGRPPRVRSHPFAAGHADLAAVLADAAEPARPDTVLLTLPTRAGAPTDSPELIRTAVAPPARGRLTLAGWRVPVLVYAPDDALPLLRNLEELPAVAGATLRHLAELADFAADLVTRGRVLPGVSTTADSHLPGAAAPVPPGAGEPAPPGAAATGPVGAAATVPARAVWRPLLTGTDAGWARSLALALPPAARAAAAAPAAAGVRTTPNTAAAATASATTVPAATASATTVPAATASAATVPASTASVATGDGGVELTAAALVADALDALTDAAARAALATTTLARGLRPGGPAPAWLAALAGPQRDFTVDPAALATLRAELDAWQRDAAGGPVRASFRLVEPAPDEVTEPILATRPMPAGTNAQAGTNPEADTAPVPAGTNAQAGTNPEADTAPVPVETVGGGRWRLEFGLQAADEPGLHVDAGQVWRAPQTLSGLAGRTASPQETLLAELGRASRLWPDLDAALRTAAPEAMKLDVEGAHRFLSEGAPVLHAAGFGVLLPSWWQRPSARLGARLRARSRTAPGTVGGTDAGVGLDALVDYRWEIALGDQPLSAEELAALAEMKTPLVRLRGRWVELDPGRLAAGLRLLRSAGELTVVDLLRLGLADGEATGALPVLEVTADGALGDLLAGAVERRLTPLDPPPGFRGTLRPYQQRGLAWLAFLRSLGLGGVLADDMGLGKTVQLLALLAGDPAEAGPTLLVCPMSLVGNWQREAARFTPGLRVHVHHGAERARGAEFTAAAHGADLVLTTYSVAARDAADLAGIDWHRVVVDEAQAIKNASTRQAEAVRALPARQRVAVTGTPVENRLADLWSIMQFANPGLLGPAATFRKRFAEPIERHGDAEAAERLRRITGPFVLRRLKTDSSIISDLPEKLEMEVLCNLTAEQAALYRVVVDDMLARIETSDGIERRGLVLATMTRLKQVCNHPAQLLRDGSPLEGRSGKLARLTEIVEEVLAAGERALLFTQYAEFGAMLRGHLSARFGREVLFLHGGVGKAERDAMVQRFQSAEGPPLFVLSLKAGGTGLTLTAANHVVHVDRWWNPAVEDQATDRAFRIGQSRRVQVRKFVCAGTVEEKVAAMIADKRSLAERVVGTGEQWITELSTGQLRDLFALEAGAVVE; encoded by the coding sequence GTGCTGGTCATCCACGGGCTGTGGCTGCCCGGCGACGGCTCGACCGCCGGCCTCGCCGTCTGGGCCGAGGACAGCGCCGCGCCGCCCCCGCCGGCCCGCCCCGGCCGGCCGCCCCGGGTGCGCTCGCACCCCTTCGCCGCCGGGCACGCCGACCTGGCCGCCGTCCTCGCCGACGCCGCCGAACCGGCCCGCCCGGACACCGTGCTACTCACCCTGCCCACCCGGGCGGGCGCGCCGACCGACTCACCCGAGCTGATCCGGACCGCCGTCGCACCTCCGGCCCGCGGCCGGCTCACCCTGGCCGGGTGGCGGGTGCCCGTGCTGGTGTACGCCCCGGACGACGCGCTGCCGCTGCTGCGCAACCTGGAAGAACTCCCGGCAGTGGCCGGGGCGACCCTGCGTCACCTCGCCGAACTGGCTGACTTCGCCGCCGACCTGGTGACCCGTGGCCGCGTGCTCCCCGGCGTCAGCACGACTGCGGATTCCCACCTGCCCGGCGCTGCCGCCCCGGTGCCGCCAGGCGCCGGCGAACCGGCGCCGCCGGGGGCTGCCGCCACGGGGCCGGTGGGTGCTGCCGCCACGGTGCCGGCGCGGGCGGTCTGGCGTCCGCTGCTGACCGGCACCGACGCCGGTTGGGCGCGGTCGCTCGCGCTGGCCCTGCCACCAGCCGCCCGAGCCGCCGCTGCCGCGCCGGCCGCCGCCGGTGTGCGGACCACGCCGAACACCGCCGCAGCAGCCACCGCCTCAGCGACTACGGTCCCGGCGGCCACTGCGTCAGCGACTACGGTCCCGGCGGCCACCGCCTCAGCCGCTACCGTCCCGGCGAGCACCGCCTCTGTGGCCACCGGTGATGGCGGGGTCGAGCTGACCGCCGCCGCGCTGGTCGCGGATGCCCTCGACGCGCTGACCGACGCCGCCGCGCGGGCTGCTCTGGCGACCACCACGCTGGCCCGGGGGCTGCGGCCCGGTGGTCCGGCGCCGGCCTGGTTGGCCGCGCTCGCCGGCCCCCAGCGCGACTTCACCGTCGACCCAGCCGCGTTGGCCACCCTTCGCGCCGAACTGGACGCCTGGCAGCGCGACGCCGCCGGCGGTCCGGTGCGGGCAAGTTTCCGGCTGGTGGAACCAGCCCCCGACGAGGTCACCGAGCCGATCCTGGCCACCCGCCCGATGCCGGCCGGCACCAACGCGCAGGCCGGCACCAATCCGGAGGCCGACACTGCCCCGGTGCCGGCTGGCACCAACGCGCAGGCCGGCACCAATCCGGAGGCCGACACTGCCCCGGTGCCGGTCGAGACGGTCGGTGGTGGGCGTTGGCGGCTCGAATTCGGGTTGCAGGCGGCTGACGAACCGGGTCTGCACGTCGACGCCGGGCAGGTCTGGCGGGCGCCACAGACGCTCTCCGGGCTGGCCGGCCGTACGGCCAGCCCACAGGAGACGTTGCTCGCCGAGCTGGGCCGGGCCAGCCGGCTCTGGCCGGACCTGGATGCCGCGCTGCGTACCGCCGCCCCCGAGGCGATGAAACTGGACGTCGAGGGAGCGCACCGCTTCCTCAGTGAGGGTGCTCCGGTGCTGCACGCGGCCGGTTTCGGGGTGCTGCTGCCCTCCTGGTGGCAGCGTCCGTCGGCGCGGCTCGGGGCCCGGTTGCGGGCCCGCAGTCGCACCGCGCCGGGCACGGTGGGTGGCACCGACGCGGGTGTTGGTCTGGACGCCCTGGTCGACTACCGCTGGGAGATCGCGCTCGGTGACCAGCCGCTGTCCGCCGAGGAGTTGGCGGCGCTGGCCGAGATGAAGACGCCGCTGGTGCGCCTACGCGGCCGGTGGGTCGAGTTGGATCCGGGGCGGCTCGCCGCGGGTCTGCGCCTGCTCCGCTCCGCAGGTGAGCTGACCGTCGTCGACCTGCTCCGCCTCGGGCTGGCCGACGGCGAGGCCACCGGGGCGCTGCCGGTGCTGGAGGTGACCGCCGACGGGGCACTGGGCGACCTGCTGGCCGGTGCGGTCGAGCGACGGCTCACCCCGCTGGACCCGCCGCCGGGATTCCGGGGGACGCTGCGGCCGTACCAGCAGCGCGGGTTGGCCTGGCTGGCCTTCCTGCGCTCGCTCGGCCTGGGTGGCGTGCTCGCCGACGACATGGGGTTGGGCAAGACGGTGCAGTTGCTCGCGCTGCTCGCCGGGGACCCGGCAGAGGCCGGACCGACCCTGCTGGTCTGTCCGATGTCGCTGGTCGGCAACTGGCAGCGGGAGGCAGCGCGGTTCACGCCGGGGTTGCGTGTGCACGTACACCATGGTGCGGAGCGGGCGCGGGGAGCGGAGTTCACCGCGGCCGCGCACGGCGCGGACCTGGTGCTCACCACCTACTCGGTGGCTGCCCGCGATGCCGCCGACCTGGCCGGCATCGACTGGCACCGGGTGGTGGTGGACGAGGCGCAGGCGATCAAGAACGCGTCGACCCGGCAGGCCGAGGCGGTCCGCGCCCTGCCCGCCCGGCAGCGGGTGGCGGTGACCGGTACGCCTGTGGAGAACCGGCTCGCCGACCTCTGGTCGATCATGCAGTTCGCCAACCCGGGCCTGTTGGGGCCGGCCGCGACGTTCCGCAAACGGTTCGCCGAGCCGATCGAGCGGCATGGCGACGCCGAGGCCGCCGAGCGGTTACGCCGGATCACTGGCCCGTTCGTGTTGCGCCGACTCAAAACCGACTCGTCGATCATCTCGGACCTGCCGGAGAAGCTCGAGATGGAGGTGCTCTGCAACCTCACCGCCGAGCAGGCCGCCCTGTACCGGGTGGTGGTCGACGACATGCTCGCCCGGATCGAGACCAGCGACGGCATCGAACGACGCGGTCTGGTGCTGGCCACCATGACCCGGCTCAAGCAGGTCTGCAACCACCCGGCCCAGCTGCTGCGCGACGGTTCGCCGCTGGAGGGCCGGTCGGGCAAGTTGGCCCGCCTGACCGAGATCGTGGAGGAGGTGCTGGCGGCGGGGGAGCGGGCTCTGCTGTTCACGCAGTACGCCGAGTTCGGCGCGATGCTGCGCGGTCACCTGTCGGCGCGGTTCGGCCGGGAGGTGCTGTTCCTGCACGGCGGCGTCGGCAAGGCCGAGCGGGACGCCATGGTGCAGCGCTTCCAGTCGGCGGAGGGTCCGCCGCTGTTCGTCCTCTCCCTCAAGGCCGGTGGCACCGGGCTCACGCTGACCGCCGCGAATCATGTGGTGCACGTGGACCGGTGGTGGAACCCGGCGGTGGAGGACCAGGCCACCGACCGGGCGTTCCGGATCGGGCAGAGCCGACGGGTGCAGGTCCGCAAGTTCGTTTGCGCCGGAACGGTGGAGGAGAAGGTGGCCGCGATGATCGCCGACAAGCGCAGCCTGGCCGAACGGGTGGTCGGCACCGGCGAGCAGTGGATCACCGAGTTGTCCACCGGCCAGTTGCGTGACCTGTTCGCCCTGGAGGCCGGCGCGGTGGTCGAGTGA
- a CDS encoding carbohydrate kinase family protein: MVDLLVLGGLGVDVRVRVPALPLPAADSHTVEPIALRVGNTGAGVTLAGRALGLRVRVVDTLGVDPAGDLVRAALARAGVPAVLAEDRGGTRRSVNLVDPGGQRTSLYDPRPWRGSPPFSPTEMAELVRGARHVHLSIMDWLVPLLPTVRAALPAGVGLSTDLHDWNGENPYHRPFAEVADLVLVSGVRLAERAASLAGTMAPRTVVVTRGADGAELYPGDGTQVPVPPVAPPGPVIDSNGADDAFAAGLIAGRLRGQPLAEAARYAARVAAAACTHDGMEYPPGLLPTA, encoded by the coding sequence ATGGTCGACCTTCTGGTGCTCGGCGGACTTGGGGTGGATGTGCGGGTCAGGGTGCCGGCGCTGCCGCTACCGGCCGCCGACTCGCACACCGTCGAACCCATCGCGCTGCGCGTCGGCAACACCGGCGCCGGGGTGACGTTGGCTGGCCGGGCGCTCGGCCTGCGGGTACGGGTGGTGGACACCCTTGGCGTGGACCCGGCCGGCGATCTGGTCCGGGCGGCGCTCGCCAGGGCCGGGGTGCCGGCGGTGCTGGCCGAGGACCGGGGTGGCACCCGGCGGTCGGTGAACCTGGTGGACCCGGGCGGGCAACGCACGTCGCTCTACGATCCGCGCCCGTGGCGGGGCAGCCCACCGTTCTCGCCGACGGAGATGGCCGAGTTGGTCCGGGGCGCCCGGCACGTACACCTCTCGATCATGGATTGGTTGGTGCCGCTGCTGCCCACCGTGCGGGCCGCCCTCCCGGCGGGCGTGGGGCTCTCCACGGACCTGCACGACTGGAACGGGGAGAACCCCTACCACCGGCCGTTCGCCGAGGTCGCAGACCTGGTCCTGGTGAGCGGCGTACGGCTGGCCGAACGGGCCGCGTCACTCGCCGGCACGATGGCACCCCGGACGGTGGTGGTCACCCGGGGCGCGGACGGCGCAGAGCTCTACCCGGGTGACGGCACGCAGGTGCCGGTGCCACCCGTCGCCCCGCCGGGACCGGTGATCGACAGCAACGGAGCAGACGACGCCTTCGCGGCCGGGCTGATCGCCGGTCGGCTGCGTGGCCAGCCGCTGGCGGAGGCGGCCCGGTACGCGGCGCGGGTTGCCGCTGCGGCCTGCACGCACGACGGCATGGAGTACCCGCCGGGTCTGTTGCCCACGGCGTGA
- a CDS encoding DinB family protein gives MEQTIDPTLGPVLARTGDERAVLESFLDFHRAVLLRKLRGLSDADAGRRLVPSATTLAGLVKHLTLVERNWFPTLLAPEPGDVYLTSDEDAVASFTLGEQDTIAGLTEAYERACARSRAAAASFDLDHVVPHPQLGEVSLRWILVHMIEETARHAGHADILRELTDGESGAL, from the coding sequence ATGGAGCAGACGATCGATCCGACGCTGGGGCCGGTGCTCGCCCGCACCGGCGACGAACGTGCTGTGCTGGAGTCGTTCCTCGACTTCCACCGTGCTGTGCTGCTGCGCAAGCTGCGTGGTCTCTCCGACGCCGACGCCGGCCGGCGGCTGGTGCCCTCGGCCACCACGCTCGCCGGGCTGGTGAAGCACCTGACCCTGGTCGAGCGGAACTGGTTTCCGACCCTGCTGGCCCCCGAGCCCGGCGACGTCTACCTGACCTCCGACGAGGACGCGGTGGCGAGCTTCACGCTCGGCGAGCAGGACACCATCGCCGGGCTCACCGAGGCGTACGAGCGGGCCTGTGCGCGGTCCCGGGCCGCCGCCGCGAGCTTCGACCTCGACCACGTGGTGCCGCACCCGCAACTCGGTGAGGTGTCGCTGCGCTGGATCCTGGTGCACATGATCGAGGAGACGGCTCGGCACGCCGGTCACGCCGACATCCTGCGGGAGTTGACCGACGGCGAGTCCGGCGCGCTCTGA
- a CDS encoding polysaccharide pyruvyl transferase family protein gives MTHGAGLTIGVLGSYGGRNLGDEAILTGLLTDLRMQEPNARIIVFSRNPEHTRAAHPDVEAVPWEGVSRTDSALVLAQLDLLILGGGGILYDREARRYLRVVRVAQERGLPLITYAVGVGPLSDAVDTGMVRETLAGATQVTVRDQESRMVLEEAGLLNPITVTADPAFLLQPEDFPAHLLAEEGVPVGKRLVGISVREPGRAAERLDVDGYHRLLAQIGDFLVHRIDAYVLFVPMERDDIRHAHGVLSHMVAADRGRILHGTYSPQQVLGLMRHFDLAVGMRLHFLIFAAMVGTPFLPLPYAGKVFDLAQRLGVPALRGVEREVEGPLLAEVDRLWDEREQRAEATARRVAEVCEQARGTSEVTRGVLEGLRAQALTRV, from the coding sequence ATGACGCACGGTGCCGGACTGACCATCGGTGTGCTCGGCTCGTACGGTGGGCGGAACCTCGGCGACGAGGCGATCCTCACCGGCCTGCTCACCGATCTGCGCATGCAGGAGCCGAATGCCCGGATCATCGTCTTCTCCCGCAACCCGGAGCACACCAGGGCCGCCCACCCGGACGTCGAGGCGGTGCCCTGGGAGGGTGTCAGCCGCACCGACTCCGCCCTGGTCCTCGCCCAGCTCGACCTGCTCATCCTGGGCGGCGGCGGCATCCTCTACGACCGGGAGGCCCGCCGTTACCTGCGGGTCGTCCGGGTCGCTCAGGAGCGTGGCCTGCCCCTGATCACGTACGCGGTGGGGGTCGGGCCGCTCAGCGACGCGGTGGACACCGGCATGGTCCGGGAGACGCTCGCCGGTGCGACCCAGGTGACGGTTCGTGACCAGGAGTCCCGAATGGTGCTGGAGGAGGCTGGTCTGCTCAACCCGATCACCGTCACCGCGGACCCGGCGTTCCTGTTGCAGCCGGAGGACTTCCCGGCCCACCTGCTGGCCGAGGAGGGCGTGCCGGTCGGTAAGCGGCTGGTCGGGATAAGCGTGCGGGAGCCGGGGCGGGCCGCCGAACGGCTCGACGTGGACGGTTACCACCGGTTGCTCGCCCAGATCGGTGACTTCCTGGTGCACCGGATCGACGCGTACGTGCTGTTCGTACCGATGGAACGCGACGACATCCGGCACGCCCACGGGGTGCTCTCCCACATGGTCGCCGCTGACCGGGGTCGAATCCTGCACGGCACCTACTCCCCACAGCAGGTACTCGGGCTGATGCGCCACTTCGACCTGGCCGTCGGCATGCGCCTGCACTTCCTGATCTTCGCGGCGATGGTCGGTACACCGTTCCTCCCCCTGCCGTACGCGGGCAAGGTCTTCGACCTGGCCCAGCGGCTCGGCGTGCCGGCACTGCGTGGCGTGGAGCGGGAGGTCGAGGGGCCGCTACTGGCCGAGGTCGACCGGCTGTGGGACGAGCGGGAGCAGCGCGCCGAGGCCACCGCCCGGCGGGTGGCGGAGGTGTGCGAGCAGGCGCGCGGCACCTCGGAGGTCACCCGTGGCGTCCTGGAGGGCCTGCGCGCCCAGGCCCTCACCCGGGTCTGA
- a CDS encoding GNAT family N-acetyltransferase produces the protein MTLTLTPMTEQELVRLLVSLEEGYAEDLVVHRGFTPEAARERSASQIRESLPAGATTEGALLRVGRVGDTEVGWIWVTLPTAAAPRQAWIHNIEVHPEHRGRGYARRMIQLIEAELAQREVPELGLNVFGTNTVAIGLYRSLGFEVTSQQMAKRIDPAG, from the coding sequence ATGACGTTGACGTTGACGCCGATGACGGAGCAGGAGCTGGTCCGGCTGCTGGTCTCGCTGGAAGAGGGGTACGCGGAGGACCTGGTGGTCCACCGAGGTTTCACCCCGGAGGCGGCCCGCGAGCGGTCGGCCAGCCAGATCCGGGAATCGCTGCCGGCGGGCGCAACGACCGAGGGGGCGCTGCTGCGGGTGGGGCGGGTCGGCGACACCGAGGTTGGCTGGATCTGGGTGACCCTGCCGACGGCGGCCGCCCCGCGCCAGGCCTGGATCCACAACATCGAGGTGCACCCGGAGCACCGGGGACGCGGCTACGCACGCCGGATGATCCAGCTCATCGAGGCCGAACTCGCCCAGCGTGAGGTGCCCGAGCTGGGTCTCAACGTCTTCGGTACGAACACCGTGGCGATCGGGCTCTACCGCAGTCTGGGCTTCGAGGTCACCTCGCAGCAGATGGCGAAGCGGATCGACCCGGCGGGCTGA
- a CDS encoding SDR family NAD(P)-dependent oxidoreductase has product MTTTLNDKVALVTGGSRGIGAGIALRLAEDGADVALTYRQDAERARAVVKQIEALGRRALAIQADGADPTAVRGAVDRAAADLGRLDILVNNAAVFLVGGMDELDSADVEQTIAVNIRAPYVAVQAALRHLGDGGRIISIGSNVGERAVFPGLTLYSMSKTALVGMTRGLARELGPRDITVNLVNPGPTDTDANPADGPNAAAISGFTAVGRYARPADIAATVAHLASPEAGYVTGAVINVDGGFTS; this is encoded by the coding sequence ATGACGACGACACTCAACGACAAGGTCGCCCTGGTGACCGGGGGCTCCCGGGGCATCGGGGCCGGCATCGCACTGCGCCTGGCCGAGGACGGGGCCGACGTGGCGCTGACCTACCGGCAGGACGCGGAGCGGGCCAGGGCCGTGGTGAAGCAGATCGAAGCCCTGGGCCGACGGGCGCTGGCCATTCAGGCCGACGGCGCCGACCCGACCGCCGTACGGGGTGCGGTCGACCGGGCGGCCGCCGACCTGGGTCGGCTGGACATCCTGGTGAACAATGCGGCGGTCTTCCTGGTCGGCGGAATGGACGAGCTCGATTCGGCAGACGTGGAACAGACGATCGCAGTGAACATCCGGGCACCGTACGTCGCCGTGCAGGCGGCGCTGCGGCACCTGGGCGACGGCGGACGGATCATCAGCATCGGCAGCAACGTCGGTGAACGGGCGGTCTTTCCCGGGTTGACGCTCTACTCGATGAGCAAGACCGCTCTGGTCGGGATGACCCGGGGCCTGGCCCGCGAGCTGGGCCCACGGGACATCACCGTCAACCTGGTGAACCCGGGGCCCACGGACACGGACGCCAACCCGGCGGACGGACCGAACGCAGCGGCCATCAGCGGATTCACTGCCGTCGGCCGCTACGCTCGCCCCGCCGACATCGCGGCAACCGTCGCGCACCTGGCCAGCCCCGAGGCCGGCTACGTGACCGGCGCCGTGATCAATGTGGACGGTGGCTTCACCAGTTGA